TTCGCCGCCCGGGCACAGTTTCGCGCGGCCCTTATGCTGATTGCCCAGGGGCTGGATGCTGAAGAGGGGACATCCCGACATGCCAGCGCCCTGGCACGGGCTTGGACGGCCCTCTCGGAAGCAGAAGACTTTCTGGGCTCATCCAACGCCGTGATCGGTAACACCGCCCCGGCTGAGATTATTGCACGGCACGAAACTCCTCTCCTGAAGGATCAAACGTTCATCCAGTTGACGGCGCTCGATGCTTATCGCTGTTACCTGGCCTATGCCCAGGATCTTTTTGCCCAGTCCCAAGGACGCGAAGTTGCGGGGTCGATGGCCCTGCGCGGCCTGGGAAAACTGTACATGGCAATGGCCGAAGCCCCACAGCCCGGTGTCCGCGAACCGCTGGCCCAGGCGGTCGTGTTTCTCCAGGCAGCGATTCTAGTTTGCCCTGAAAACTACATGGCGGCGAACGATCTCGGTGTCCTTTTTGCCCGTGGCAACCGCTGGGTGGAAGCCTATCAAGCTCTGACGTATGCGGCGCGAATTCGGGGGGATCAAACCGTGCTATCAAATCTGGCTAAAGTACGACAGAAGCTCGGTATCAGTGACGCCTCCCCCGGGTATTCTTCAAAATCAAGTGGTGACACCGCCCGGCTTCAGTGGCCAACCGCAACCGATACACCCCCCGTCGTGTGGGTGACCCCGGATGCAGTGCAAAAGGCTGATCGGCCCTCGCAATTTCTGAGGTCATCATCCTTGAGGGAGCAGAACAATTCCGGCCGAGGTTTGTTCGGTTGGGGCATCTTCAGCAGCCCGGCCGAGAGTCGCGAACTACCGACAGAACAGGTGAACTGGTCGGCCGCCCCTGTCGTGAATTCCGCGGCACGGACTGACCCGGCAGAATCCGAAAGTACCTCCCTCTCCGGACCTGTCCTGCAACCGGTGCCAGACTCTACAACTCTTGCCAATACGTTGTCCCAGTCGGAAACCTGGACACCCAGTTCGGCATCGCCATGTCCCCGATGTGCCGTCGATGGGTCCACCTGTGATCCCAGACATTGGGGAGGATGGGAGCGCGCTCGGCTGATTGCGTGGGAACGGTATGCTCAGGGCGAGTATGTGGGCCTTGCCCGTTCTCCGCATGTCCCAGAATATCGGTTGCGGGTGGACGACGAACTGGAAATCGTCTACCGAATCACCCGGGAGGCTACTTTAAAACCCTACCGGCTCAATGTCGGGGATCAGATACGCGTTGAGTCGGCCACCGATCCGACCCTGAATCGGGATGTCCTCATCCAACCGGACGGCACGATCACGCTTCTTCTGTTGGGGCAGGTTAAAGCAACAGGATTTACGGTCACTCAGTTGCAGCAGCGGCTGGAAGAGCTTTACCGCCGGTACTATCGGGTGCCGTCCATCACGGTAACGCCAATCCTGGTCAACAGTAAATTGGAAGACTTGCGGGCTACGGTGGACCGTCGCAACGGAGAGGGAGGTCAAGCCCAAAAGGTGCGTATCACCCCGGAGGGCACAATTTCGCTTCCCGTCCTGGGATCAGTTCGCGCGCAGGGGCTGACGCTGCGCGAGCTTCAGCTCGAACTGAACGAGCTCTATCGTCAGGAAGTGGAGGGAATCGAGGCCATCCCGATCCTCGTCCAGCGGGCGCCGCGGTACATCTATGTGCTGGGAGAAGTAGCCAATCCCGGGCGATTTGAGCTGACCGGCCCAACCACGGTGATCCAGGCCATCAGCATGGCGGGAGGTTGGAAACCAGGAGCGAATCTGCGCCAGATTGTGGTCTTCCGCCGAGGTGAAGACTGGCGCTTGATGGCAACGATGCTCAATCTGGAAGCGGCCCTGCACGGGAACAAGGCCACACCCTGCGACGAAATTTGGCTATCGGATTCCGACGTGGTCATTCTGCCGAAGAGTTTCATCCAGAGGGCGGACGATTTTATCGAACTTGTCTTCACACGTGGCATTTATGGAGTATTCCCGCTCTCCGCAACAATCAACTTTTCCAAACTGAGCACGATCTGATCGAAAGGGCTGAATCCCCGCTGCGGGCACCATGCCGCGTGTGGCAAGGGGACGGCCGAGGCCCTTTGCGCCGACCTTCAGCCATCCTGCCAGGGTTGCGGGCTCGTCTTTCTTGACAATCGACGAGCGTAACCTAGATTTTGGCAAACGGGACAACGCCCAGGTCGTTGCAATTTAATGGGAATTGATCGACCCCTGGGCATCGCCGGGTGGGAACACCCGAACTGAAGCACAGACTCGTCTTAGGACTGACTTGTCGAGGGTCAATCTATTTCCAAACATTCTGATCGCGCAGAGGAGGAACCATGGGAGCTAAAGTTTTGGTGGCGGACGATTCCAGCACCATGCGGAAGATCATCATTCGCTCACTTCAGGCGGTGGGCGTTCAGGAGGCTGTGGAGGCTGCCGACGGGAACGAGGCGATTGCCCTCTTTAAGCCCGGGGAGTACAGCCTCGTGCTCACCGACTGGAACATGCCCGGCCGATCGGGACTGGAGGTCATTCAGGCCATTCGGGCACAAGACCCCAACGTTCCGATCATCATGGTTACGACCGAAGCGGAAAAGAGCCGGGTTCTCCAGGCGATCCAGGCCGGTGTTTCGGATTACCTGGTGAAGCCTTTCACCGCCGACACACTTCGTGAAAAACTGGAAAAACACGGCTGCGCGTGCTGAGGGGCTAAACTCCGCTGAACGTGAAATCCTCGGTTGGCGACCGCGACAAAAATGAACAGCCCGGGATATGGCTTGACTATCCCGGGCTGCTTCCCCCCTGGGCACATCATGTGTGGTCCGAGTTTGGCCTGGTCCACCGGTTCCGTTACCGCGACCCGCGCTCGCGGCTCGACCGGTCTGTTGCGTGACCCGGACATCCTTTCTTATCGGCAGAGAGACCCCTCCACTTGAAAAACTCCGCAAAATCGATTTGTCCCCTAAAAGCGGTGCCACCCTCGGGGTGGATCTCTACGATGGTGCGACCGCTTCTCAACGGGGTCGGTTGACCCATCCACACCGTTGCGAGAACGTGACGTGCCACCAGTGCAACGTCTCGTTGGGCGATCCATCAACGGCCCCGCCACTCCGGAGGGACGTGCTTGTCACGTCCGCCGTTTAACATTGGATCATCCTTTCGTTCGCAACGGGCACGACAAGCGTGCCCCTCCGAAGGGATCTGCAAAGCATCCGGCGCCGCCGAATGGACCGGATTCCCGTAGCGATAATTCGTGAATCGCTCCTCCAACGCGTTCAGCTTTTGGCCTCTCCCAGCTCCAAACGGCAACTGGGGATGTTCAGATACGCGGCTTGTTGACACTCTCCCTCTCGTGTAGAGAAAATCATTGCTTTGAGGGCTCTTGTGGCCCGAATTACCTTCGTGATGCTCAATCCTTACCACAAGGAGGAAACACCATGTTGCAACGGCGAGAGTTTTTGATGTCTGCTGCTGGTGTGGCAGTTTCCGCGGGTTGGGGGCTGGCCGGTGGATCGGCCGTCCTCGCAGCGCCAGGGGAGTTCTCCCTTCCCCAGCCAGGGGCGGAGCTGAAATTTTCTAGCCAGTTAGGCGTCATTCCGGGCAAAAGCCTCGAAGAAAAGTTGGACAAAATGAAGAAATGGGGCTTTGATGCTGTGGAACTGCCGGGAGATGTCGTCGGCAAGGTGGAGATGTATGCCAAAGCCGCAGCCAACGCCGGGTTGAAGATCAGCGCGGTGTGCTGGGGATCGGCAGGCGGGGCGCTGGTCTCCGAGGATCCCGCACGCCGCGAGCAAGGAATTCAACAGATCAAGGAGGTCCTGGCCGCTGCGGGAGAACTACAGTCCACCGGTGTCATCTTTGTCCCTGCCTTTAATGGCCAGACAAAGCTGACCAATCAGGAAATCCGAAAGGTGCTCCTGGATATCTTGCCGGGAATCGGCGAGTATGCGGTCAGCGTGAAAAGCCGGGTGCTCCTGGAGCCGCTCAATCGCGGTGAGGCATTTTTCCTCCGTCAGGTTGCCGATGCCGCGGCGATCTGTCGCGATGTGAACAGCCCGGGGATCTGCCTGATGGGGGACTTCTACCACATGTACA
This is a stretch of genomic DNA from Thermogutta terrifontis. It encodes these proteins:
- a CDS encoding polysaccharide biosynthesis/export family protein codes for the protein MSLRFSQHPWQKRVLGGLLLVGSILALGGNLHAADQISRLPSVSFNETKNISDEKDSIRIASARVQAPAPLPLEVLGLRRSAKLELIAQQADSLTEKGYDLAGRGAYFAARAQFRAALMLIAQGLDAEEGTSRHASALARAWTALSEAEDFLGSSNAVIGNTAPAEIIARHETPLLKDQTFIQLTALDAYRCYLAYAQDLFAQSQGREVAGSMALRGLGKLYMAMAEAPQPGVREPLAQAVVFLQAAILVCPENYMAANDLGVLFARGNRWVEAYQALTYAARIRGDQTVLSNLAKVRQKLGISDASPGYSSKSSGDTARLQWPTATDTPPVVWVTPDAVQKADRPSQFLRSSSLREQNNSGRGLFGWGIFSSPAESRELPTEQVNWSAAPVVNSAARTDPAESESTSLSGPVLQPVPDSTTLANTLSQSETWTPSSASPCPRCAVDGSTCDPRHWGGWERARLIAWERYAQGEYVGLARSPHVPEYRLRVDDELEIVYRITREATLKPYRLNVGDQIRVESATDPTLNRDVLIQPDGTITLLLLGQVKATGFTVTQLQQRLEELYRRYYRVPSITVTPILVNSKLEDLRATVDRRNGEGGQAQKVRITPEGTISLPVLGSVRAQGLTLRELQLELNELYRQEVEGIEAIPILVQRAPRYIYVLGEVANPGRFELTGPTTVIQAISMAGGWKPGANLRQIVVFRRGEDWRLMATMLNLEAALHGNKATPCDEIWLSDSDVVILPKSFIQRADDFIELVFTRGIYGVFPLSATINFSKLSTI
- a CDS encoding response regulator, whose amino-acid sequence is MGAKVLVADDSSTMRKIIIRSLQAVGVQEAVEAADGNEAIALFKPGEYSLVLTDWNMPGRSGLEVIQAIRAQDPNVPIIMVTTEAEKSRVLQAIQAGVSDYLVKPFTADTLREKLEKHGCAC
- a CDS encoding sugar phosphate isomerase/epimerase family protein, with the translated sequence MLQRREFLMSAAGVAVSAGWGLAGGSAVLAAPGEFSLPQPGAELKFSSQLGVIPGKSLEEKLDKMKKWGFDAVELPGDVVGKVEMYAKAAANAGLKISAVCWGSAGGALVSEDPARREQGIQQIKEVLAAAGELQSTGVIFVPAFNGQTKLTNQEIRKVLLDILPGIGEYAVSVKSRVLLEPLNRGEAFFLRQVADAAAICRDVNSPGICLMGDFYHMYIEEPSDFAAFVAGGPWLHHVHLASRKRVLPGQDERSFIDGFRGLKWVGYKDYCSFECGVQGDREVEIPKALAFLRDQWEKATLPGQA